The genomic interval TATTTTGGTTTGAGAGCATTAAATACTCTAAATGTCACATCGAAATTATTGGAAAATGATGGCGACTGGGCCAAATTTCATATAATGCCGAAAAGTTTGTCTTGAGCACCATGGAAACGACGGAACTTAAAGCTCCGAACGTCGGGAACGTTAGCTAGCACGTAACTAGCACGTGCAGATGTAAACACTCCAGGGCCTGTTGTTCTGTGTGACCCTGAGATAGTTTAGATTCTTAAAGCTTGACTTATTATATCCGGATGTTATACCGAACCATCCCGTACTGTCATGTGTACAGTTGATCACAATAAATGAACTTATGTTCAAGTGTTTCTCTAAAATATCAGTGTCGTTAAGTTGGAAGACGTCTGACTGTTTTCAGCCCTAACTATTGTGTATTTTGACAATGCTATTAGCTGCTTATTATggcatttcttattttattactttttgagAGGATGAGAGCAATTTGTTGTACAACTGGACTGCATGTGTGCACCCTGTGTGGGGGTTGCAATACTTGCAACTCATTCAAACTACTTTTTTGGTGCAGAATCACAGTGGTTTATTAGATAATGTTGCAGGTTGCACATGAATTTACCAATGTACCCATGGTTCAGTGTGCATAATGCTCCATGTGCAATGCATATGTAACTTTTTatacactgagacacactgatttgttttaaatgaaatgtcttaTGTCTTTAAGATGGTCATCAGCTGATGGACATCGACGATGGCGAGGACTGGTCTGACGGCGCTGATTCGGGGTATGGCTCCATGACGGAGGATGAAGAGGACCTTGATGTCGAGGATGTCAGGTATCGCTCCCCTCTTGTCCAGCAGCTCCACCCAGATGGCTTTTGGGAGGACTGGCGACGGATGTGCCCTCTTGTTCCTTCTGGCACTCCCCTCGCTGCCCCTGTTCCCGCTCCTATGCCTGACGCTGTTCCTGTTTCTCCAAGCCTGGAGGAGTCTGCTCCCTCGATGTCAGGCCTCAGCTACCCCACgaagaggagcagggaggagaacCACACGGAGCAGGTAAGTATGAAGAGACTGCGGAGGAACGGAGAGGAGGAGTCAGCTCCCTCGGTGTCAGGCCTCAGCTTCTTCGCTAACGGGAGCAGCGAAGACGACTACAGGAACTCAGCTCCTTCGACGTCAGGCCTCGGATTCTTCGCAGGCAGGAGACACTGGCCCGACGCCTTTGGATACCGAAGATGGGCTGAAGACGGCGACTCTGATTAGAGTCTGACCACCCTGTTTGCTGCAGGTTTGGACAACTGTAAATACTTTCCCTTTGGCAGAGCTGATGATGCCCCAGGTAGCCTTTGCGTCTGGCGAGGCTGTCAGAGCCTTTGGTAGCGTCTTGCACCAGGGCCTATTTGTACATAGTTGATAGTTGGTTAGATTTTCCATTTGTAACTTAGATACCTGGCAAAGCTAAAAGTGGCCTACAGCACTTTCACCCAGAGCACTTCACTATGTGCCTCTCACTCttgcacacattttcacacacacatacacaccgtGAACATGCGAGGCACTGACCTAAACATTGGGAGCAATTTTGGGTTCAGTGCCTTGCCCAGACATTTCAACAtacagacaggaggagactgGAGTTGAACCAATCCTGACTCAATCACTTCAGTCAATTCAGCATCACCTGACAACCAAACCTGAGAGTCTTTGGACACCTTTGgactcaaaacaaaaacaagcaagcCCAAGAAGAACATGAAAGATCAGATACAGCATGAAATCCTTCAATGCCTCCCTGCAGAGGTACTATGAAGAGAACTTAAAATATCCCATCTAACCcttgaaaaaacaaagacacatgcaaaaaaaaatgtgcaggtaatgtaaaaaaaaaaaaaaaaaaagctctatcACATCAAGGTAAGTAATAAACTCTAGAAACCCATACAGAGGTAAGTTAACCTCAACAAAAGTGTTCTGTAAATTTTAGTTGACTTATTTAATAGCTCAGAGATTATATTTCTTACTTAATCCGTTATACTTTTATGtgctttttctttcaaaagTGTAGATGCATCCAGCAGAGGGagttgactgacagagagaacatgtttgCTCCAGACCAGATGAGAAGGATGGATGACCACAGGACAAACTGGAGAGTGGTGGTCGCCTGTTTTTTCACTCAAATAAGTAAGTAATCACTAAGACTACAAAAATACCATAATAAGCTAATGTGAATGGTTAAACTACATTGTCTAAAGCTATTCATCAAATGTTTGACTGTTTGACAGGGCAGGAGTCATTCTGTGTGTTCAGCACTCCTGGAGCAGCTGAGAGTGGAGTGCAGCAGAACACTGAACCGCTCTCAGCAGCCTACATCCAGTGAGTACCAGCCCATCCCTGCCCTT from Lates calcarifer isolate ASB-BC8 linkage group LG7_1, TLL_Latcal_v3, whole genome shotgun sequence carries:
- the LOC108901749 gene encoding uncharacterized protein LOC108901749 isoform X2 gives rise to the protein MAFSRPLIFEEHLLRGVAPELDDNRADGHQLMDIDDGEDWSDGADSGYGSMTEDEEDLDVEDVSLEESAPSMSGLSYPTKRSREENHTEQVSMKRLRRNGEEESAPSVSGLSFFANGSSEDDYRNSAPSTSGLGFFAGRRHWPDAFGYRRWAEDGDSD
- the LOC108901749 gene encoding uncharacterized protein LOC108901749 isoform X1 — encoded protein: MAFSRPLIFEEHLLRGVAPELDDNRADGHQLMDIDDGEDWSDGADSGYGSMTEDEEDLDVEDVRYRSPLVQQLHPDGFWEDWRRMCPLVPSGTPLAAPVPAPMPDAVPVSPSLEESAPSMSGLSYPTKRSREENHTEQVSMKRLRRNGEEESAPSVSGLSFFANGSSEDDYRNSAPSTSGLGFFAGRRHWPDAFGYRRWAEDGDSD